The DNA region AGTGTCAACCTGTCACCCCATCACCCTGTCATCTCATCACCTTGTCACCTCATCACTCTGTCACCCCACCATCCTGTCACCTCATCACCCTGTCACCCCATCACCCTGTCCCAGTGTCAACCTGTCACCCTCTCACTCTGTCACCCCACCGTCCTGTCACCCCATCACCCTGTCACCCCATCACCCTGTCAGACACCCCATCACCCTGTCCCAGTGTCAACCTGTCACCCTCTCACTCTGTCACCCCACCATCCTGTCACCCCATCACCCTGTCACCCCCTCACCCTCTGTCACCCTGTCCCTGCATCACCCTGTCACCCCCTCACCCTGTCACCCCCTCACCCTGTCCCTGTGTCATCCTGTCACCCCCTCTGTCACCCCACCACCCTGTCCCACTGCCACCCtaccaccccaccccacccccaaacccccccaacaCCCTTCCCCAACCCCTCACCTTGTCAGAGGCCGACCCAAAGTAGGGCACCCGGTGCCACGTGGCCACCAAGGCCCAGCTGGGGCTCGGTGTCACCTCACCAGGCGCCAGGGCGGGTGCCAGGTCCTTGGCCAAGCgagccaggagctgggggtggcGGCTCTGGCGGTAGAAGACGTCTCCCCCCAGCCTGGTGTTGACATCAGCCCAAAAAGGGGCCACGAAGGGCCGGGGGCCGGGCagggggaagggctggggggtGTACTCACGGACGGGGGTCCCGAACGACAACAGACCGTTGTTGTTGACctggaggggaggggtggggtggTGGGGGGTGGTGGTGGACAGGTTGTGGTGATGGTAAGTTGTAACCATGGGGACATCAAGCCATGGGGACATCAAGCCATGGTGATGCTCAAGCCATGGCGACATCAAGCCATGGTGACATCAAACCATGGAGACCCCAAACCATGGAGACATCAAACTATGGTGATGCTCAACCCATGGTGACATTAAACCATGATGATGCTCAACCCATGGTGACATCAAACCATGGTGATGCTCAAGCCATGGGGACATCAAACCATGATGATGCTCAAGCCATGGTGACATCAAACCATGGTGACATCAAACCATGGTGATGCTCAAATCAAGGTGACATCAAACCATGGTGATGCTCAACCCATGGTGACATTAAACCATGATGATGCTCAACCCATGGTGACATCAAACCATGGTGATGCTCAAGCCATGGTGACATCAACCCATGGTGACATCAAACCATGGTGACATCAACCCATGGTGATGCTCAACCCATGGAGACATCAAACCATGGTGACATCAACCCATGATGATGCTCAAGCCATGGGGACATCAAACCATGGTGATGTCCAACCCATGGTGACATCAAACCATGGTGATGTTCAAGCCATGGAGACATCAGCCCATGATGATGCTCAAAACATGGACACATCAAACCATGGTGACATCAACCCATGGTGATGCTCAACCCATGGAGACATCAAACCATGGTGACATCAACCCATGATGATGCTCAAGCCATGGGGACATCAAACCATGGTGATGTCCAACCCATGGTGATGCTCAAGCCATGGTGACCTCAAGCCATGGAGACATCAAGCCAAGGTGACATCAAACCATGGTGATGCTCAAGCCATGGAGACATCAAACCATGGTGATGTTCAAGCCATGGAGACGTCAAGCCATGGTGACATCAACCCATGGTGATGCTCAAGCCATGGTGACATTAAACCATAGTGATGCTCAACCCATGGTGACATCAAACCATGATGATGCTCAAACCATGGAGACCTGAAATCATGGTGATGCTCAAGCCATGGCGACATCAAGCCATGGTGACATCAAACCATGGAGACCCCAAACCATGGAGACATCAAACTATGGTGATGCTCAACCCATGGTGACATCAAACCATGGTGATGCTCAACCCATGGTGATGCTCAATCATGGTGACATCAAACCATGGGGACATCAAACCATGGTGATGTTCAAGCCATGGTGACATCAAGCCATGGGGACATCAAACCATGGTGACATCAAACCATGGTGACATCAAACCATGGGGACATCAACCCATGGGGACATCAAACCATGGTGATGTCCAACCCATGGTGATGCTCAAGCCATGGTGACCTCAAGCCATGGAGACATCAAGCCAAGGTGACATCAAACCATGATGATGCTCAAGCCATGGAGACAGCAAACCATGGTGAACTCAAGCCATGATGATGCTCAATCATGGTGACATCAAACCATGGTGATGTCCAACCCATGGTGATGCTCAAGCCATGGTGACCTCAAGCCATGGTGATGCTCAGTCATGGTGACATCAAACCATGGTGACATCAAGCCATGGAGGCATCAAACCATGGTGATGTCCAACCCATGGTGATGCCCAGCCATGGTGACATCAACCCATGGTGATGCTCAATCATGGAGACATCAAACCATGGTGATGTTCAAGCCATGGTGACACTAAACCATGGTGATGCCCAACCCATGGTGATGCTCAAGCCATGGAGACATCAACCCATGGTGACATCAAACCATGGTGACATCAACCCATGGTGACATCAAACCATGGTGACATCAAACCATGGTGACATCAAGCCATGGAGACATCAACCCATGGTGACCACCCAACTGGGATGACTCCAACCATGGTGACCCCCAACCCATGGTGACCCAACTGGGATGACCCCCAACCCATGGTGTCCCCCCAACCTTTCTGACCCCAACCATGGTTCCCCCCAACCCTGGTGACCCCCAACCCATGGTGTCCCCAACCCCTGGTGACCCCCAACCATGGTTCCCCTCAACCCTGGTGACCCCCAACCATGGTGTCCCCCCAACCCATGGTGTCCCCAACCCCTGGTGACCCCCAACCATGGTTCCCCTCAGCCCTGGTGACCTCCAACCCATGGTGTCCCCCACCCCTGGTGACCCCCAACCATGGTTCCCCTCAACCCATGGTGTCCCCAACCCCTGGTGACCCCCAACCACGGTTCCCCCCAACCCATGGTGTCCCCAACCCCTGGTGACCCCCAACCATGGTTCCCCTCAGCCCTGGTGACCCCCAACCCATGGTGTCCCCCCAACCCTGTTGACCTCCAACCATGGTGACCCCAACCCATGGTGTCCCCCCAACCCATGGTGTCCCCAACCCCTGGTGACCCCCAACCATGGTTCCCCCCAACCCTGGTGACCCCCAACCCATGGTTCCCCCCAACCCTGCTGACCTCCAACCCTGGTGACCCCCAACCCATGGTGTCCCCCCAACCCTGCTGACCTCCAACCCTGGTGACCCCCAACCCTGGTGACCCCCAACCCAGGTGACCCCCAACCCATGGTGTCCCCCCAACCCATGGTGTCCCCAACCCATGGTGTCCCCAACCCCTGGTGACCCCCAACAATGGTTCCCCCCAACCCACGGTGACCCCCACCCCACTGTGACCCCCCTCACCCCACTGTGACCCTGCctctgccccccagcaccccaaaactcccccccagcacccccaggacTCACGTAGACACTCTGGTGGCTTCTGCTGTAGAAGGAGAAGTTCACCCAGAGCCGGATCTCGGGGCTGGTCCCGTCGTCCTCGTGGGGGGTGGCGGCGTCTCCCACCCCCGGCCCGTAGGGGTAGAGCAGCTCAGCTGGGTGGGGGGCACCCATCAGGGACCCAGACCCACAACTTGGGGGGCTGGGACCCCCTCGTGGTGCCCCAGAAGGGTCTGTGGCACTGGAGGAGCTTCCAGGGTGGGGCTGGGACCTCCCAGTATGGAACTGGGACCTTTTGGAGTCATCTGGGACCTCCCAGTATGGATCTGAGACCTCCCAGTATGGAACTGGGACCTTCTGGTGTCATCTGGGACCTCCCAGTATGGAACTGGGACCTCCCAGTATGGAACTGGGACTTTCTGGTGAGGAACTGGGACCTCCCAGTATGGATCTGGGACCTCCCAGTATGGAACTGGGACCTTCTGGTGTCATCTGGGACCTCCCAGTATGGATCTGGGACCTCCCAGTATGGAACTGGGACcttctggagtcatctgggacCTCCCAGTATGGCTctgggacccccaaatcccGTCCCCCCCCTTACCTGGGGGTCCCGTCGGTGCCCCCCGAGTGCCCAGAGGCCCCCAGAGCCCGGCGAGgccgaggaggaagaggaggaggagcaggggagCCTTCAGCTGCCGGGgcctgggggagggagggggcactgctgggggccccccacagccccccacagccccccacagccccccatgtgccccacagccccctacagccccccacagccccccacagccccccatgtgccccacagccccccacagccccccacagccccccacagccccccatgtgccccacagccccccatgtgcccccacatctccccacaacccccacagacccccatgtgccccacagctccccagagccccccagagccccccatgtgccccacagccccccatgtccccccacatctccccacaacccccacagacccccatgtgccccacagccccccaaagccccccacaGATCCCCACAGCCCTCCaaagctccccacagccccccatgtccccccagagccccccacaggccccatgtgccccacagccccccacatctccccacagccccccatgtccccccacatctccccacaacccccacagacccccatgtgccccacagccccccacagccccccacatctccccacagccccccatgtgccccacagccccccatgtgccccacagccccccacagccccccacagccccccacagatccccacagccccccaaagctccccacagccccccatgtccccccagagccccccacagccccatgtgccccagagccccccatgtgccccacatctccccacagccccccatgtgccccagagcgccccatgtgccccacagccccccacatctccccacagccccccatgtgccccacagacccccacagcccccccatgtgccccccagagccccccatgtgccccacagccccccatgtgccccacagccccccacagccccccacatctccccacagcccctcacatctccccacagctccccacagccccccatgtgccccacagatccccacagccccccaaagctccccacagccccccatgttcccccagagccccccacagccccccatgtgccccacagccccccacagctccccacagccccccatgtccccccacatctccccacaacccccacagacccccatgtgccccacagccccccacagccccccacagatccccacagccccccaaagctccccacagccccccatgtccccccagagccccccacagccccccatgtgccccagagccccccatagccccccatgtgccccacagatccccacagccccccatgtgccccagagccccccatgtgccccacatctccccacagccccccacatctccccacagccccccaacacccccccatagccccccatgtccccccacgtccccccacatctccccacagccctccacagccccccacgtccccccacagccccccaagacacccccacacccccccacaaccccccacagcccctcatgTCCCCCCACATCTCTCCACGGCCCCCCATGTCCCCAacacctccccacagccccccaacacccccaaatgtccctccacagccccccaagacacccccacaccccaTCAGagccccccagctccccccacatctccccacatctccccacagcccccacgtccccccacagccccccacatcTCCCCACAGCTCCAACACCCCCAAATCtacccccacagccccccacgtccccccagagccccccacagCTCCAATACCCCCAAATAttcccccacagccccccaagacaccccaacaccccccacatctccccacagccccccacagccccccacacccccccacGTCCCCCCATATCTCCCCAcatcaccccacagccccccatgtccccacacagccccccacatctccccacagccccccacagccccccacgtccccccacagccccccaagacaccccaacaccccccacagccccccacatctccccacagccccccacagccccccaagaCACCCCAACAcctcccacagccccccacagcccctcatgTCCCCCCACAtttccccacagctccccacagccccccacagccccccatgtccacccacatctccccacagccccccaacacccccccatcgccccccatgtccccccacatccccccacatctccccacagcctcccatgtccccccacatctccccacatctccccccagccccccacagtcccccatgtccccccacagccccccacagctcCAACACCCCCAAATgtccccccaaagccccccaagacaccccaacaccccccacagccccccacatccccccacatctccccgcagccccccatgtccccccaagacaccccaacacccccccagagccccccacagccccccacatctccccacagccccccacagctcCAACACCCCCAAAtgtccccccacagccccccaagacaccccaacacccccctcacacctccccacagccccccacatcTCCCCACACCTCCAACACCCCCAAATgtccccccacatcccccacacctccccgcagccccccatgtccccccaaGACACCCCAAcacccacccacagccccccacagccccccacacctccccacagccccccacatcTCCCCACAGCTCCAACACCCCCAAAtgtccccccacagccccccaagacaccccaacacccccccacagccccccacatctccccacatctccccacagcccctcaaCACCCCCCCATAGCCCCCCACGTCCCCCCacatctccccacagcctcccatgtccccccacagccccccacagccccccacgtccccccacagccccccaagacaccccaacacccccccactgccccccacatctccccacatctccccacatctccccacagccccctacAGCCCCCCACgtccccccagagccccccacagCTCCAACACCCCCAAATatccccccacagccccccatgtccccccacatccccccacatctccccacagccccccatgtctccccacatctccccacagccccccaacacccccccatagccccccatgtccccccacatccccccacatctccccacagcctcccatgtccccccacagccccccacagccccccacagctccccacagccccccacgtccccccacagccccccaagaCACCCTAacaccccccacagccccccatgtccccccacaTCTCCCCACAGCTTCAACACCCCCAAAtgtccccccacagccccccaagacaccccaacacccccccacatctccccacagccccccatgtccccccacatctccccacatctccccacagccccccacagccccccacagctcCAACACCCCCAAAtgtccccccacagccccccaagaCACTCCCacacccccccacaaccccccacagccccccacatcTCCCCACATCTCCAACACCCCCAAAtgtccccccacagccccccaagacaccccaacacccccccacacctccccacagccccccatgtccccccacgtctccccacatctccccacagccccccacagccccccatgtcccctcacagccccccacagctcCAACACCCCCAAATgtccccccacatccccccaagacaccccaacacccccccacaaccccccacagccccccacatctccccacagccccccatgtccccccacatcccccacacctccccgcagccccccatgtccccccaaGACACCCCAAcacccacccacagccccccacagccccccaacacccccacagccccccatagtcccccaacacccccaaatgtccccccacagccccccaagacaccccaacacccccccacatctccccacagccccccatgtccccccacatctccccacatctccccacagccccccacagccccccatgtcccctcacagccccccacagctcCAACACCCCCAAAtgtccccccacagccccccaagacaccccaacaccccccacagccccccacatccccccacacctcaccacagcccccCACATCTCCCCACAGCTCCAACACCCCCAAAtgtccccccacagccccccaagacaccccaacacccccccacacctccccacagccccccacatcTCCCCACACCTCCAACACCCCCAAATgtccccccacatcccccacacctccccgcagccccccatgtccccccaagacaccccaacacccccccagagccccccacagccccccacctCTCCTCACAGCCCCCCAACACGCCCCacatctccccacagccccccaacacccccaaatgtccctccccagcccctcagatcttcccacagccccccacagctcCAACACCCCCAAATGTCCCCCCATAGCCCCCCAagacacccccagagccccccagagccccccaccTCGCTCCCATGGTGCCGGTCGCTCCCGTGGGGTGTCCCCGGGGCCGTTTTATCCCCGGGAGGGGAAttggggggggtgtggggggagggggggtcacGACACCCCCGGAGGCGACACCTCCCAGAGCCTCGGGCGCTTCCTGCTCTGCCCTCCAGGCAACTGGGTtggactgggatgaactgggagggaccAGGAACGGGGtaggggggggatggggggagtggggagggggatgggaaTGTTGGGAGGGGGCGTTGGGAGAGGACTGGGGGGGACTGGGAGGACTGGGGGGGAGTTGGGGGGGATACTGGGGGGGACTGGGACAAACTGGGAGTGACTGGGAGGACTGGGGGGGCGTTGGGGGGATACTGGGGGAACTGGGACAAACTGGGAGTGACTGGGAGGACTGGGGGGGCGTTGGAGGGGGATACTGGGGGGACTGGGACAAACTGGGAGTGACTGGGAGGACTGGGGGGGCGTTGGAGGGGGATACTGGGGGgtactgggatgaactgggagggaccAGGAACGGGGTGGGGGCGGtggggggagtggggagggggatgggaaTGTTGGGAGGGGGCGttgggaggggactggggggGACTGGGAGGACTGGGGGGGCGTTGGGGGGGATACTGGGGGGGACTGGGACAAACTGGGAGTGACTGGGAGGACTGGGGGGGCGTTGAGGGGGGATACTGGGGagactgggatgaactgggatggactggggGGTGACTGGGAGGACTGGGGGGGCGTTGGAGGGGGGATACTGGgggggactgggatgaactgggatgGACTAGGGGGTGACTGGGAGGACTGGGGGGTGTTGAGGGGCGATACTGGgggggactgggatgaactgggagggactaggaacggggtgggggggggtggagggagtggggagggggatgggaaTGTTGGGAGGGGGCgttgggaggggactgggagtGACTGGGAGGAATGGGGGGGCGTTGGGGGGGATACTGGGGGGGACTGGGGCAGACTGGGAGTGACTGGGAGGACTGGGGGGGCGTTGGGGGGGATACTGGGGGGACTGGGACAAACTGGGAGTGACTGGGAGGACTGGGGGGGCGTTGAGGGGGGATACTGgggggactgggatgaactgcGATGGACTGGGGGGTGACTGGGAGGACTGGGGGTGTTGGGGGGGATACTGGGGGGGACTGAGACAAACTGGGGGGGGACTGGGAGTGACTGGGAGTGagtgggggctttgggggggatACTGGGGgtaactgggatgaactggagGCTGACTGGGAGTGActggggggtgttggggggggATACTGGGGGATAACTGGGATAAACTGGGGGCTGACTGGGAGTGACTGGGAGTGAGTGGGGGCGTTGTGGGAGGATACTGGgggggactgggatgaactgggatggactggggGGTGTTGAGGGGGATACTGGGGGGGACTGAGACAAACTGGGGGGGGACTGGGAGTGACTGGGAGTGagtgggggctttggggggggaTACTGGGGGGACTGGGAcaaactgggagtcactgggagtgACTGG from Colius striatus isolate bColStr4 unplaced genomic scaffold, bColStr4.1.hap1 scaffold_84, whole genome shotgun sequence includes:
- the LOC133629578 gene encoding sushi, nidogen and EGF-like domain-containing protein 1; translation: MGARPRQLKAPLLLLLFLLGLAGLWGPLGTRGAPTGPPAELLYPYGPGVGDAATPHEDDGTSPEIRLWVNFSFYSRSHQSVYVNNNGLLSFGTPVREYTPQPFPLPGPRPFVAPFWADVNTRLGGDVFYRQSRHPQLLARLAKDLAPALAPGEVTPSPSWALVATWHRVPYFGSASDKVNTFQAVLATAGAASFVLLNYGQLQWSSGIANGANAHTGTGGVPAQAGFNSGDDIHYYNIPGSRSPAVLSIAQRSNVGVPGRWIFRVDEFTATEGPPETSSDPPTPTPSPPPTSQQREYVCHW